The nucleotide sequence ctccttcctccaacCAGAATGGAAAACTCCATcattttggggtctctgtgcccGTTGGTTCCGGCCACCACATCCCCCACCAGTcacagaatcgtggaatggttttggtgggaagggaccttaaagagcatctcaGTCCaacccctgtcatgggcagggacaccttccactagactcagagctcacagccccatccaacctggccgtgaacacttccaggaatggggcagacagaacttctctgagcaacctgtgccaggatctCACTACCATCACAGtccagaaattcttcctaatatcccatctaacccttccctttctcagtgtgaagccattccccttgtcctgtcactccaggcccttgtccaaagtctctctccatctttcttgttggctcccttcaggcactggaaggccgcaattaggtcaccccaaagcctcaCTCCAGCCTCAACAATCctaattctctcagcctttcctcacaacagagctgctccatccctctgatcactTTGATGGTCCCCTttggactcgctccaacaggtccatgtctttcctgtgctggagcccagagctggaggcagctctgcaggggtgACAACATTACAGCCCTGTGTGTTCCAGCAAGGACACTGGGGAACCTCCTGGAGtaaaggggccattgtgacactgcagggccttctggagccaaaggaaccctgggaaactgtggaatctcatggaaccaagggttCATTGTGCCATGAAggacctcatggaaccaagggagcCCTGAGACATTTTGGGACCTCATAGAATCAAGGGGCtattgtgacactgaggaaccTCAGGGGACTCAGaggccactgtgacactgcagggcctcatggaaccaaaggaaccctgagacttttcagaacctcatggaatcaaggggccactGAGACACTGCAGAGCATCATGGAGACAAagggaccctgggacactgtggacCTCAAGAAATCAAGGGCTCATATTggcactgtggaacctcatggaatcaaggggccattgtgacattGCAAGGTCCCATGGAAGCAAAGGAATCCCTGTGACATTGTGGAACTTCATGGAACCAAcgggccattgtgacactgcagggcttATGGAACCAAAGGAttcctgggacactgtggaatctcatggaatcaaggggccactGTGATATGTGGGGCCTCCTAGAACCAAAGGAGTCCTGAGACATTTTGCAAACCCATGGAATCAAGGGTCCATTATCACACTGCAGAGCCTTATGAAGCCAAATGGACCCTGTGActctgtggaacctcatggaatctAATGGCCATTCCCACACTGTAAAACCTCATGGATACTCTCAGGTTCCCATTATTAAAAGATACCTCTGCCCAAATTCAGCTGCAAAGGAGACCATGTGCCAAAGTCAGCAGTCCAGGTTTGATTTAACAGTAAATAGGAggtagagaaagagaaagaaatgaaaatagagAGAAGAAGGGGGTGGTTGGAAGCTAGTGAGACAGAGATGAAGTAAATGTATCACACCATGTAGATCCCTGAGGCTCCCACCGGTCCTTcttcaccctgctctgctcGGTGGACGGTCCCCAAGTTGTGCTTCTGGGCTATCACTTTTATACAGCCCAAGCCCCGGGTATTCAGGGGGGTAGATACTGTTCCCACAGCTTGGGCTGGCACATCTACAAGgacttgcttcctttcccacagtttgCCACGGTGGGAGTTTTGCCCGCTGTGCTTCCAGTCTGCAGGTGGGAATCTTTGTCTGGATGGGTTCCCCAGACCTGCCTTACCAGCCCTGGCTTCCTCTTGGGGCTGTCTGCTCTTTCCCACAGTCTGCACAGTGCAATTCTGTCCTGGGTGCTTCTTCCAGAGCTTCACCTGTGTTTAGGTCTTGGAATTAAAGGCCTTTCTGTTTGCCACCAGTGCTTATGTGTTGTGGTGCCTTCtgggattttcctgctttgacagtgttttgagaCAGTTCATTGTGCCCTTCAAGTCcttccatgtgcacacacacacacagcagtcTCACCAGTGTCTGGCCCTCCAAAGAACACAAGCCCTGAGGATTTGTAGCTCCCACTCCAGTGGTTGGCACTTGGAGCTCCCTCCGTacccagagctcagagctccctTGTGCCAGAAAGTTTAAAGAGATTGTGCCTCATTCTGCCAAGACAACCCTTGGAAAAAAGtgtccctctgtgtttcctgggatAAGAGCACTCTATTGTCATCTTCCAAAACCTTGGAGAGGTCCCAGAGATCTCCCAGGAAGGAATTTGGGACCTCAAGCACATGACCCGTATATAGAGGCTGAGGACTCAGGGGTCAGGGGTGTGAAGATTGAGGACAGTAGAGGAGTAGCCTGAGAGGTCTGGAAGGGGGGTGTGAGAGCTGGtggagcttttcttcctgtcagaAAACAGCCTAAGAAAGAACTAGTGCCACCAAGGGCAACTGGGGTGGCCTAGACTGGTGACAAGAAGTAAGAAATTTCCCTCCGAGGTCAGTGTTGTGGTGCAATATGTCACAAAGAAGGAGTCTGGATGAGGccaaggctttgtgtgtgcaggaagagccagggaggacgcagagatgtcagtgcaggaaggtgccagccaggtggggcagccggggggatgacgacagcctgcagggaaaggggcagggcatggacaccgtaggacagcctgggctggagaggagacagggatggggagaagctgaaaggccctgacacagccaccttctgcaggcctttggccagggctgctgtctgtgcccctgatgccaggaggaggggagtggcccttgcagccctggggcctcgtggcctccttgtccctgctcagcagcctggcaggtgccaccccatggtcctgcccttggcattgcacatcccacatccctgtgccccaggaagagccctgaggaatgaggcagggacaggatctgccttcccaggggctgggggtcagggtTTGGTCCTTTGGATTAAGGAAACAAGTCAAGGTTTATTCAGCATCAGAGCCACCTTTCCCTTGCTTGTCCATCCTTGGCatcactgtctgcagttttctgctctaACTGGAACTTGGGGACACGTTCTCAGTTGTGTCCCTCAGTGAGACTCATTAGCACTACAAGAAACTTTAGTGTTTGAATCTCACTTTGACTTCTTGAGAAGTTGTTTGAACTTCCTCTCAGGGACTGAGTCTCATGTAAACAACACCAAACTCCCTCAGGGATCATgaaatgcctggggctgtttctgtgctgctgagctgggccgggctcctggcacacagggagcttctggcaagcaagaagagcttcaaagagacagctctgctggtgagcagctcctctgcacagcccagcagggctgagggcactgcctgcagcacccagggcacaggagagaaggcagagagatgagaggcagcctgggctgggaggggactgaGCTCTCACCAGACAAGAAACCTTCCCAGGATTTGAAGGAAGAATTGTCTGGCTGTAGGAAAGTTCAACTTGCCTTCCTGGAGGCATCTCCTAAAGctgccacatcccacagcttctAGGATCTTTCAGCAGGACTCTCccagttgctgcagtgcaggggaagtggccatatggcagagcagggcaggagctgcaggcagcaagggcagagaggagaagggagcaggaggttcAAGGGattgttgccgtgggatttaggtgctgaaaaaaatctcccggagcagttaattaggggtgagataagaaagggtttattttgccaaggctaagatgttacaagacgtgcgcccctgtgcccgagaggttacattttataataccatccatccaatcccagagGAGTCCACCCTatggcctttactctggtccgCCCCGGGGTCCACCttcttcatcaccttcaccatcatcagagcacaaagggtacatagttacctaattcttgacttcattctgtggtttaggcccagatatgctgttctgtcaactgtctaggccttgccttgacaaaagactaaacatttctattagatttggggctatgagtgatatagggaggatagaatggggtaagagggttaaggaatgtataaacaagggtgctagagggaaaaggataagggacaagggacaaaggagggaggttgctgcttttaaaacctacttataaaacttacaagtctcacaaatattagaaaaataaaaaccattaggggcttaaggcatcaggATCCTGGAGtgggaggacagggcagagctgctcagggcaggaaccTTGCCAGCCCTTTGCCACGGTCAGgctctgtctgcagagcagtgcaggtgaGTTGCTGCaagtgcctctgccagctgccaaaTGGCAGCAAtggcaggagctgtcaggatggctctgctgggtttgctggggtgcagcaggagaagctggtgcagagcaggacttgctGCTGCCCCCTCAGAGGCCCAGGGCCAGAAggttccctgtgccagggctggctgtggggtgggaaggtgggggtgcagccaggggtgcccagggctgtggggcagagcaaggtcctgcccccagggctctgtgtgctggggcagggactctgctgcctgccaggctcagctctcagcccgGCCAAGGAGCTGCCATGGTCCTGCAGGGAGATGGTGTGGGTGGAGGGAGTGACCCCTCAGGGTAGGGCAGTGATGGGCAGGGCTGGACAGGGCCCTTCAGCTGCAGGCTCAGGGCTCCtcacagcttcagctccacCTCCTGCCATTTCCAGGGGCCCTTCTCAGGAAGCACATCCCCCCCGAacaccttccccttccctgtcaccGCAGGCTGTCTGggatctgctctgcagcccctgcccaggcacagctgcccctgggcactgggctggggatggctctggcagcactggcagggagctgagctgggcacaggcaggggctgctggcaggaacaGCTCCTCACCCGgagacaggcaggcagggagaggcagctgctgccacaagGGCTGGCCAGGGGGATGTGGgcccctccctgctgtccctgtggcacagaccccttccctgagcagctcctgcctgggctcctTTCCCAGCCGAAGCAGAGCCTGTGCCCTCAGGCCCAcgggggctgggctgtgcattgccctgcagcagccagagcccaggCAAGGACAAGGCCCTGATTTCCAGCTGTttctctgtgtccctcctccctTGGCAGCACCATTGTGCCACTTCACTGCCATCCCCTGCTGCCTGGGCTCTCCTTGTTCTCACCAGTGGCTTTTCTGAGCCACCGTGGGGTTTGAGGCTGGGGGTGGCAGATTCCTGTCCAGACACAATCCCtttgggtgctgctgtggggatgtGTCTGTGGGAGCCAAGTGCCCAAGTGCCCTCCAGGCACCTTCAGGGTCTTCAGCTGTTTGCCTGGGTGTCCTGCAGGGCTGAAGGTGCCCTCCAgaagggcacagctctgccataggatctctgtgctgcacaggatcCCCATGGAGAAAACTCCTCAGTGCTAAATCCATGCAaatgctctgggcagctgtACTTGGGAGCTGCAATGATCCCTCTGTGTGGCAGTCTGAGAGGAGAAAGATGAGATCCTAATCAGGCATCCTGAGGAAAGGCAAAGATTCTGTCAATCTGCTCTTTGAACTGGTATTCCTCTGCTCCCAGAAGTGCCTTGTTCCTTTTTTAAGGGAATTCCTAAGGGTGATCCCCCTTCAGCTCCAAGCTGCCAGCCAGGGGCAGCTGTGAACAGGAAATATGGCCAGCTCTTGTTTCTGCACCAAGAGACCATCCCTTTGCCTCTCAGGACTCACAAGATTTCCCTTGGAGCACATGAGAAATGTCAGAGATTTCAACCATCCAATCTCACTCCTGGCAAGAGGAACTGGAACAAAATCAAGtccccccaatcccctccctctGTTTTGTGCTTGGGCAAACTGTGACCAGCAGTTCTGGAAACACTTTTATACATCACAAGTGCATTTAACTGGAGGTCACCCTGTGCTCCAAGTTGCCTCTCACTGCACAGCAAGAAGGATTCCTCGGGAGCCCATTGCAGGGTCCCTGCTCTCAGTGCCCCCTTCAGCCAGCAAaagccagagctcagggagagGGATGCAGAGAGATCTTCCTGAAAAGAGGCCCTGAATGTTGAATTGCTATGAGACATGCAAGATGTTTTGCTAATTGAGCCTGGCCTAATTCAGTtctgtcttttttctcctcaacaGAAAACCATACCCTGAGGCAGCaaatgtccaacagcagctccatgccccagttcctcctcctggcattggcagacaggagggagctgcagctcctgcacttctggctcttcctggccatctccctggctgccctcctggccaacggcctcatcctcagcgccgtagcctgcgaccaccacctgcacacccccatgggcttcttcctgctcaacctctccctcacagacctgggaTCCATCTGCACCACggtccccaaagccatgcacaattccctccataacaccacaaccatctcctacaagggatgtgctgcacagctctttttctttgctttcttcatgtcagcagagttttccctcctcaccatcatgtgctacgaccgctacgttgccatctgcaaacccctgcactacgggaccctcctgggcagcagagcttgtgcccccatggcagcagctgcctgggcctcTGGGtttctcagtgctctgctgcacacagccaatacattttctctgcccctgtgccagggcaatgccctgggccagttcttctgtgaaatcccacacatcctcaagctctcctgctcacactcaggcTACCTCAGGGAAATTGGGCTTCTCTGGTTTACTATCTCTTTAggatttgtgtgttttgttttcattgttttctcctatgtgcagatcttcagggctgtgctgaggatcccctctcagcagggacggcacaaagccttttccacgtgcctccctcacctggccgTGGTCTCCCTGTTTGTCAGCACTGGCATATTTGCCTACCTGaagcccccctccatctcctccccgTCTCTGGACCTGGTGGTGTCAGTTCTGTACATGGTGGTTCCTCCATCACTGAACCCCTTCATCTACAGCCTCAGGAACCAGGAGCTCAAGGATGCCCTGAGAAAAACGATGACTGGATGTTTTTAAGAAGCAATAAACtgcatcttttcttctgcagaacacTCACTGTGTAACATATCTTGGGCCCAGCCTACCTTCTAAAGCTTTATAtggtgtttggggtggggggctttcctttattttccctctgttcaTGTCAGtaacactgaaattttattctaCATCCCATATATAATTCACTctctacctcttttttttcaccGACAAAATATAGAAATGTTGAGTCATGTTTTGTGTGcatttaagcaaaataaaagtttgtgCAGCAAGGTATTTGTCAAACATTCTCCCAGTGTTAGTTTTTACATGAGGAATCACAATCTCTAAGAAAGGACACAAATGCTTTTTTCCAGATCCTTCCTCCACGACCTCCCCTGAAGCTGGAGGGCATTTCCATGTTTGCAGatctggaggggaaaagaatcccagcactgccagggagcaccAGAACTGGGTTCCATGAGGCCCCATAAGTCCCTTGGTTCCACGAGATTCCACAGTTTCCCTGTGTTCTTTTGGATCCATAAAGCCCTGTAGTGTCACAACTGCTCCTTCATTCCATGAAGTCCCACAGTGTCCCttgattccttttcttccatgaggttccccagtgtcacaatggcctctTGATTCCATGAAATTCCACTGTGGCCCagggtttctttgtttccaagaggccctgcagtgccacaaTAGCCTCCTGATTCCATGGGTTTCTGCGGTGTAACAATGGCCCCTTTATTTCTGGAGGTTGTCCACTGTCCCTGAGTTCCTTTGACTCCATGgggccctgcagtgtcccaaTGCCCTCTTGATTCCAAGGGATTccccagtgtcacaatggccctgTAATTCCATGAAGTTCTACAGTTTCACAGTGGCTCCTTGAGTCCATGAGGTTGCACAGCATCATCACAAAGCTGAGCCCATCCTGATGAAAGTTCTGAGGAGGTTTGGAGGAACTGGGACAGAAGGGATAAGAtgactggggaaggaaagaggggctTGAccaagagagaggaaagattttGATGAGGTAAAACCAGGTTCAAGGAATGCTGAGGGTGCTGAAACACTGACTGTGCAAACATTCCTGATAGACCTTCATGCACTTTGGAACCTCAAGACCAAACACTACCCAAAAGTGCTGCCCCTCCTATTGAAAGGAATCCACTGCTCTAATTCCAAGCcagaaaaagcccaaacccagaACTCCAGACTCTTATTCGTCCTCTAACGCCCACCCCATTCCCAAAGCTGTATTACCAGTATGAAAAGCCAAGCTTTAATCCTGATCCAGCGCAAAAAGCTCTTCTCCTAATCATGAACCAGACACTACCAGTAGAACAACAAACCTCCCAAAGTTCTGCCTCATCCCCACCCTGAGCTCTAAACCCCAAGCCCTGATCATTAAGCACCCACATAGCCCTTGGGAGCAAG is from Chiroxiphia lanceolata isolate bChiLan1 chromosome W unlocalized genomic scaffold, bChiLan1.pri scaffold_44_arrow_ctg1, whole genome shotgun sequence and encodes:
- the LOC116781389 gene encoding olfactory receptor 14J1-like, whose product is MSNSSSMPQFLLLALADRRELQLLHFWLFLAISLAALLANGLILSAVACDHHLHTPMGFFLLNLSLTDLGSICTTVPKAMHNSLHNTTTISYKGCAAQLFFFAFFMSAEFSLLTIMCYDRYVAICKPLHYGTLLGSRACAPMAAAAWASGFLSALLHTANTFSLPLCQGNALGQFFCEIPHILKLSCSHSGYLREIGLLWFTISLGFVCFVFIVFSYVQIFRAVLRIPSQQGRHKAFSTCLPHLAVVSLFVSTGIFAYLKPPSISSPSLDLVVSVLYMVVPPSLNPFIYSLRNQELKDALRKTMTGCF